In Cinclus cinclus chromosome 1, bCinCin1.1, whole genome shotgun sequence, the sequence TCTTATTCTCTGCTTTACCCAGAAAATAAGCTGAGTTTTTTCCATTCTCAGAGGACAGACTTTCCTTTCTCTAGTTGACTGTACCTTCTCTAGCAAATGtgtgaaggagaaggaagaaaacattttgaggGAAAATAGGCCTCAAAGTTCCAGTATGGTATTTCAAAACCTGTTTTACAtcctgtgtttgttttgcagGGAGTTTCTGCAATGGAGAAAAGGGAAGGTGGTAATCATGCCATTGATCAGAATGCAGGTCAGAGCATCATGCCAAGAAGAAATACAGGAAATCTTAACTACTTGGTAATGTTTCTATAAAAAAGCAGCTCATATGTCACACAGAATATTGCAATCCTTGATTCAGTTTTGTCCAGAGACAGTTACCATCGCACTGGCATATCATGAATATTTCTGAAGTGTTGTCACAATATTGACATGAAGAGATAAAAGGTAAAGAACATCTCATTCAATTTAATCACAGTCcatgataaaaaataaacaaagtttGGGACAGCTAAAAACTACATGAGGGTAGCTGCTAATTGTATCTTACCAGATAAGCAAAACTCCATAgaaataatttgtgttttttACACAGGAATATAAAATTTATCATTGGGGGAATCTTCATTATAGCAGCATTGCACTCAGAAAGTTTTCCACATCACACAAAAGAGGTCcagcaaaaaaatcctttaatcCTTTCTTGTGCATGGTATTTGGGCTACATCATTAAGTCTGTAGCTGAAATTTGACATTTGAAGTCTCTAACATATAAGAAGCTGAAATGATGCTTCACATAATgtaatccttccttccttgcagTGTAGTTATCTTCCTGGagtgaaaatctgttttaaaatcaCTGCAGATAATGAAGAATGGGAAATCTACGCTACAAGTGCCTTATTCACGTGCTGACTATGCTGTTTGAAATGTTATGTTTCAAAGTTACCTTGTCTTTCATAGTGCATATGTTTCATATATGGTTCCAGTGCAGTAAGTTGTAAAAGTCATGATGGCAAATACTGTCATTACTGAAGTTTTTAATCTTCTCTTGAGCTCACTTTGTATTTCCGTTCTGTCTCTTCCAGAACGTGGATATGCAGGTTGCCAATCCATCAGAAGCAGCTACACTTTTTGAATTACATCAAGCACACCATTTTGGTGAGTTTGAACACTCTTCAGAACAGCACTGCAAGCATGATCTGTTCCCTAAGTGGCACTTGCCAATGAAGATAGCATCTGTGATCTCATTATTAACATTTATTTACACTTCCATGAGAGATGTCATCTATCCTTTTATAaccagaaaggaaaatgttttctataAAATTCCAATCCTTGTCATAAACAAAGTTTTACCAGTGACTTCAATTACCCTTTTAGCATTAGTGTATTTACCAGGAATATTAGCTGCTGGTTTCCAGCTGTATTTTGGCACCAAGTATAAAAGGTTTCCCCAGTGGCTGGATAGATGGATGTCATCAAGGAAACAATTCGGACTTCTCAGTTTCTTCTTCGCTACATTGCACGCTTGCTATAGCCTGTGCTATCCAATGAGAAGATCATACAGATACAAGCTGCTGAACTGGGCATTCCAGCAGGTACGATGGGCACACAAACACCAACCCTTCTGTATTCAGAAAATCTTTGGTTTAGTCATTGAAGCAAATCTGGATGAGGGAAAGCTGTTTTCATTGCCTTTGTTTGATTTTCAAGTATGTTCACAGAGAACACTgttcagggatggagcaggaccTAGTTGCCAAATCATGTAGTAGAGAGTCAAGAGTCATCACAGCTGTTCCAATGTATATTAAATAAGTAATTTTCTtaatctgggattttttttccatctgtaaaATGCACAAAGTTGTATGTCACAGGAACATTTAAGTCTTTGGCACACTTAGTTTAGTGTAGATTAATATTCTCTGGAGCAGTGAAATCTAGAAACAAAAATTGACCACTGAACACAACGTTCTTAGATACTTTTGTAAAGTGAATCAGCCAGCAGTGAAGGAGAGCCGAGCTAAATCACAGCAATCTGTATTTGCGCAAACTAAATTTATGAATACTGATGGCTCACATTTGGACTGATACCTGCCTTGTTTAAAGATAGGATTTCAATGGTGCTTCTGACTCACGGTCAATAATTGGCCTGCAAAGCTCTCCAGTGTCCTCTCTAACTAGAGAGTTCCTAATGCTCACCTATTTCCTTGGGTGTCATATGTAATGCAGTATTAGGGATATTCCAATATAAGGTATAGACTGcaaatgtgtattttcattACCCCTAAAGTCTTTActattaaaaattgttaaaaGTGCAAATATGATTATGTCAGTAGATTCCTAAGATTTTTGTAAACAGTCAAATTACCTGTTGAAAACTCTGTAATCAGCCTTACTGGTAATCTGACTTGAATGGATTACTAGAAATTGCCTTGAGATTCCAGTCCTGAAGATGCAGAAATGATCATATTTGGGGCATATTATGCCATGGGGATCACTAGCAGGATCAAAGTGCTGTTGCAAGtagttgtaaataggagaagCTTTGACATCAgtttattaaaaacacaaatgtaccaagctgtgttttctttaaaaaaacagagcTAAACTACTACGCTGGCAGGGTATTTTTATTAAGTAGGCCTGCTGAATTACTTCCCTGAAGTAGTGTTGTTAATATATTTCCTGTTGTTATAATCTGCCTGATATGGTATTTAGCcacaagtgggtttttttcttgtcaaCACAAAGATTTATCCTTGCTGTGAAGGCAGGTTAAGAGGCCTCAGAATCAGGCTGTCCTGGGCTGAGACACTGATGAAGTCTTAAGTTCTTCTGTCTGAAAGCTCAcctttgctctgctctgcagataCTAGTGAAGACTTTGTCATCAGAAGTAAATAGCAATTGTATTCAAAGACATTCAGACAAaccaaaatactgtttttttctttgctcattTCATTAATATTATGGTGAAAAaagtttaattatatttaaca encodes:
- the STEAP1 gene encoding STEAP1 protein; this encodes MNINITGVSAMEKREGGNHAIDQNAGQSIMPRRNTGNLNYLNVDMQVANPSEAATLFELHQAHHFGEFEHSSEQHCKHDLFPKWHLPMKIASVISLLTFIYTSMRDVIYPFITRKENVFYKIPILVINKVLPVTSITLLALVYLPGILAAGFQLYFGTKYKRFPQWLDRWMSSRKQFGLLSFFFATLHACYSLCYPMRRSYRYKLLNWAFQQVKQKKESAWIEHDVWRMEIYVSLGILGLALLALLAITSIPSVSHSLTWREFHYIQSKMGYLALLLCTVHALVFAWNKWVDANQFIWYTPPSFMVAVFLPIVVLLCKCILLLPCFRKRIRKIRSGWEAKTQANQASITSRL